A region from the Aquipuribacter nitratireducens genome encodes:
- the serS gene encoding serine--tRNA ligase codes for MIDPKVLREDPDRVRDSQVRRGADPATVDAALAADRARRESVAAFERLRAEQKAFGRTVQAAPKEDKPALVQQAKALSEQVKAAQAAADAAEQALDAAMRAIDNLVLPPVPSGGEDDYAVLSHVGEPRDLVGEGVVDAEGRVPDHLAVAEGLKAIDMRRGAKVSGSRFYFLTGVGARLELALLGLAMDTAVQAGLVPMVTPTLVRPDVMAGTGFLGAHADEVYRLEADDLYLVGTSEVALAGYHADEILDLSDGPLRYAGWSACYRREAGSHGKDTRGIIRVHQFHKVEMFTFCDEADAEAEHERMLALEEGMLQALGLPYRVIDVAAGDLGSSAARKLDCEAWLPSQERWLELTSTSNCTTFQARRLGVRVRGEDGTRPVATLNGTLATTRWLVALLENNQQADGSVLVPEALAARLGTDVLVPV; via the coding sequence GTGATCGACCCCAAGGTCCTGCGCGAGGACCCCGACCGCGTCCGCGACAGCCAGGTGCGCCGCGGTGCCGACCCGGCGACCGTCGACGCCGCACTGGCCGCCGACCGCGCGCGCCGCGAGTCCGTCGCGGCCTTCGAGCGGCTGCGCGCGGAGCAGAAGGCGTTCGGGCGCACCGTGCAGGCGGCCCCGAAGGAGGACAAGCCCGCGCTCGTCCAGCAGGCGAAGGCGCTGTCGGAGCAGGTGAAGGCCGCGCAGGCGGCGGCGGACGCCGCCGAGCAGGCGCTCGACGCCGCGATGCGCGCGATCGACAACCTCGTCCTGCCGCCCGTGCCCTCGGGCGGGGAGGACGACTACGCCGTTCTCTCGCACGTCGGGGAGCCCCGCGACCTCGTCGGGGAGGGCGTCGTCGACGCCGAGGGCCGCGTGCCGGACCACCTCGCCGTGGCGGAGGGACTGAAGGCCATCGACATGCGCCGCGGGGCGAAGGTGTCGGGCAGCCGGTTCTACTTCCTCACGGGCGTCGGCGCCCGGCTCGAGCTCGCGCTGCTCGGCCTCGCGATGGACACCGCCGTGCAGGCGGGGCTCGTGCCGATGGTGACCCCGACGCTCGTGCGCCCGGACGTCATGGCCGGCACCGGCTTCCTCGGTGCCCACGCCGACGAGGTGTACCGGCTCGAGGCCGACGACCTCTACCTCGTCGGCACGAGCGAGGTCGCGCTCGCCGGCTACCACGCCGACGAGATCCTCGACCTGTCCGACGGGCCCCTGCGCTACGCGGGCTGGTCGGCGTGCTACCGCCGGGAGGCCGGCAGCCACGGCAAGGACACCCGCGGCATCATCCGCGTCCACCAGTTCCACAAGGTCGAGATGTTCACCTTCTGCGACGAGGCCGACGCCGAGGCCGAGCACGAGCGGATGCTCGCCCTCGAGGAGGGCATGCTCCAGGCGCTCGGGCTGCCGTACCGGGTCATCGACGTCGCCGCGGGCGACCTCGGCTCGTCGGCGGCGCGCAAGCTCGACTGCGAGGCGTGGCTGCCGTCGCAGGAGCGGTGGCTCGAGCTCACGAGCACGTCGAACTGCACGACCTTCCAGGCGCGCCGGCTCGGCGTCCGGGTCCGCGGCGAGGACGGCACCCGGCCGGTCGCGACGCTCAACGGCACCCTCGCGACGACCCGCTGGCTCGTCGCGCTGCTGGAGAACAACCAGCAGGCCGACGGCTCCGTCCTCGTGCCGGAGGCGCTGGCGGCGCGGCTCGGCACCGACGTGCTGGTGCCGGTGTGA
- the larC gene encoding nickel pincer cofactor biosynthesis protein LarC, with protein MTTLWVDAGRGAAGDMLLAALWDAGADATAVRAAVRAVVPADVVFRHEVRDGFRVARAEVVPDAEDTRSGPDRRWADIKRALATAPLHGRVRDQATAVFAALAAAEAEIHGSDVDRVHFHEVGGHDSIADVVGVCAALHALGVSRVVVTPVGVGGASGSEDAAGTLGHGRVPAPVPAVLHLATATGAPVLAGPGAGETCTPTGMALLATLADGWGPLPPLRPAALGAGAGSRETPGRFGALRVVLGAPVGPLGDTGADVALVTSTNVDDLDPRLWPRVLACLLEAGASDAWLAPILMKKGRPAHTLHVLSDPERASAVRDVVVRETSAIGMRVQAVAKHALPRDEVSVALHGEHGVDHVRVKRAWLDGRVVNVQPEWEDVAVAAARTGTPAKVVLARASALAQEHGGS; from the coding sequence GTGACGACGCTGTGGGTCGACGCCGGACGGGGCGCGGCGGGCGACATGCTGCTCGCGGCGCTGTGGGACGCCGGCGCCGACGCAACCGCCGTCCGGGCCGCGGTCCGCGCGGTCGTGCCCGCGGACGTCGTGTTCCGGCACGAGGTCCGCGACGGCTTCCGGGTCGCCCGCGCCGAGGTGGTGCCCGACGCCGAGGACACCCGGTCGGGCCCGGACCGGCGCTGGGCCGACATCAAGCGCGCCCTCGCCACGGCTCCGCTGCACGGGCGCGTGCGGGACCAGGCGACGGCGGTGTTCGCCGCGCTCGCCGCCGCCGAGGCCGAGATCCACGGCAGCGACGTCGACCGGGTCCACTTCCACGAGGTCGGCGGGCACGACTCGATCGCCGACGTCGTCGGCGTGTGCGCGGCACTGCACGCGCTCGGGGTGTCCCGCGTGGTGGTCACGCCCGTGGGGGTGGGCGGGGCCAGCGGCTCGGAGGACGCCGCCGGCACCCTCGGCCACGGCCGGGTGCCCGCGCCGGTGCCCGCGGTGCTCCACCTCGCGACGGCCACGGGCGCACCGGTCCTCGCCGGGCCGGGCGCGGGCGAGACGTGCACGCCGACCGGCATGGCACTGCTCGCGACGCTCGCCGACGGCTGGGGGCCGCTGCCACCGCTGCGTCCGGCCGCGCTCGGCGCGGGGGCGGGGTCGCGGGAGACCCCCGGCCGGTTCGGGGCGCTGCGGGTGGTGCTCGGCGCGCCGGTCGGGCCGCTCGGCGACACCGGCGCGGACGTCGCGCTCGTCACGAGCACGAACGTCGACGACCTCGACCCGCGGCTGTGGCCGCGGGTGCTCGCGTGCCTGCTCGAGGCGGGCGCGTCCGACGCGTGGCTCGCACCCATCCTCATGAAGAAGGGCCGCCCCGCCCACACCCTCCACGTGCTGAGCGACCCGGAGCGCGCGAGCGCCGTCCGCGACGTCGTCGTGCGGGAGACGAGCGCCATCGGCATGCGGGTGCAGGCGGTCGCGAAGCACGCGCTGCCGCGCGACGAGGTGAGCGTCGCGCTCCACGGGGAGCACGGCGTCGACCACGTGCGCGTCAAGCGCGCCTGGCTCGACGGGCGCGTCGTCAACGTGCAGCCGGAGTGGGAGGACGTCGCCGTCGCCGCCGCCCGGACCGGCACCCCCGCGAAGGTCGTCCTTGCGCGCGCGAGCGCCCTCGCCCAGGAGCACGGTGGGAGCTGA
- a CDS encoding ChaB family protein: MPKTTKSGTPKQDELPSTLQRSDDKAQRTFAKTHDSAMDSYDDEERANRAAWSAVKHTHEKTGDHWEPKEGGRKGPSDAQAEGGVDTDRGTKGGVDANASKEHLYEQAKEMDVHGRSDMTKDELVDALQKANDRATREARDS; this comes from the coding sequence GTGCCCAAGACGACGAAGAGCGGGACGCCGAAGCAGGACGAGCTGCCGAGCACCCTGCAGCGGAGCGACGACAAGGCCCAGCGCACGTTCGCCAAGACGCACGACTCGGCCATGGACAGCTACGACGACGAGGAGCGCGCCAACCGCGCGGCGTGGTCCGCGGTCAAGCACACGCACGAGAAGACGGGCGACCACTGGGAGCCCAAGGAGGGCGGCCGGAAGGGCCCCTCCGACGCGCAGGCCGAGGGCGGCGTCGACACCGACCGGGGGACGAAGGGCGGCGTCGACGCGAACGCGAGCAAGGAGCACCTGTACGAGCAGGCGAAGGAGATGGACGTCCACGGCCGCTCCGACATGACGAAGGACGAGCTCGTCGACGCCCTGCAGAAGGCGAACGACAGGGCGACCCGCGAGGCGCGCGACAGCTGA
- a CDS encoding HAD-IIB family hydrolase, which produces MTAPAGSSGPRALVALDVDGTVVDHDDRLSDRVRAAVQAAAEVAHVVIATGRSTDGTLEVLDRLGLLRGHAVVSNGAVTLDLDPDSEKGFTVAEAVSFDPAPALAAVREYLPAALYGIETEDLTKVLTEEFPPGELSGPYRVASFAELSRTRALRVIVRSLDHTPEDFERIVHRIGLNSVTYAVGWSAWLDIAPEGVSKATALETVRRRLDVPPELTFAVGDGRNDIEMLRWAAHSAAMGNALDDDVVAAADEQIGTVHDDGLAAFLDRVLIGRAA; this is translated from the coding sequence GTGACCGCGCCGGCCGGGTCGTCGGGCCCCCGGGCGCTCGTCGCCCTCGACGTCGACGGCACGGTCGTCGACCACGACGACCGCCTGTCGGACCGGGTCCGGGCCGCCGTGCAGGCGGCTGCGGAGGTCGCGCACGTCGTCATCGCCACCGGTCGCAGCACCGACGGCACGCTCGAGGTGCTCGACCGGCTCGGGCTCCTGCGCGGGCACGCGGTGGTGTCGAACGGCGCGGTGACGCTCGACCTCGACCCCGACAGCGAGAAGGGCTTCACCGTCGCGGAGGCGGTCTCGTTCGACCCGGCCCCCGCACTCGCCGCCGTCCGCGAGTACCTGCCGGCGGCGCTGTACGGCATCGAGACGGAGGACCTCACGAAGGTCCTCACCGAGGAGTTCCCGCCCGGCGAGCTGTCCGGTCCGTACCGGGTCGCGTCGTTCGCGGAGCTGTCGCGGACGCGGGCCCTGCGCGTCATCGTCCGCAGCCTCGACCACACGCCGGAGGACTTCGAGCGGATCGTCCACCGCATCGGACTCAACAGCGTGACGTACGCCGTGGGCTGGTCCGCGTGGCTCGACATCGCCCCCGAGGGCGTGTCGAAGGCGACGGCGCTGGAGACGGTGCGCCGCCGCCTCGACGTGCCGCCGGAGCTGACGTTCGCGGTCGGGGACGGCCGCAACGACATCGAGATGCTCCGCTGGGCCGCGCACTCCGCCGCCATGGGCAACGCGCTCGACGACGACGTCGTCGCCGCCGCGGACGAGCAGATCGGCACCGTGCACGACGACGGGCTCGCGGCGTTCCTCGACCGGGTGCTGATCGGGCGCGCGGCGTGA
- a CDS encoding SDR family NAD(P)-dependent oxidoreductase yields the protein MARILVTGSTQGIGLETARQLLTGGHHVVVHARDDSRAAQARAALADASGPAGAPDVVVGDLASTAATRRLALDAAEAGPLDVVVHNAGLGAPEERVVTDDGLERTFQVNVVAPYLLTCLVPPPARLVYLSSGTMRRGRLDLDDLQHEARARSGRFDGMQVYADTKLADLVLALAVARRWPDVVSNAVDPGWIRTRMGGAAATGELVEGADTPVWLATSGDEGATRSGRFVHRRQAEDVPAAATDPALQDDLLAALEDLTGTGLPSR from the coding sequence ATGGCGCGCATCCTCGTCACCGGCTCCACCCAGGGCATCGGGCTGGAGACGGCCCGGCAGCTCCTCACCGGCGGGCACCACGTCGTGGTCCACGCGCGTGACGACTCCCGCGCGGCGCAGGCCCGCGCCGCGCTCGCCGACGCGTCGGGGCCAGCGGGGGCGCCCGACGTCGTCGTCGGCGACCTCGCCTCGACGGCCGCGACCCGCCGCCTCGCCCTCGACGCCGCCGAGGCCGGGCCGCTCGACGTCGTGGTCCACAACGCCGGGCTCGGCGCGCCGGAGGAGCGGGTCGTCACCGACGACGGCCTCGAGCGGACCTTCCAGGTCAACGTCGTGGCGCCGTACCTGCTCACGTGCCTGGTCCCGCCGCCCGCGCGGCTGGTCTACCTGTCGAGCGGCACCATGCGCCGCGGCCGGCTCGACCTCGACGACCTCCAGCACGAGGCGAGGGCCCGGTCCGGCCGCTTCGACGGCATGCAGGTCTACGCCGACACCAAGCTCGCGGACCTCGTCCTCGCCCTCGCCGTCGCGCGCCGGTGGCCCGACGTCGTCTCCAACGCCGTCGACCCCGGCTGGATCCGCACCCGCATGGGCGGGGCCGCCGCCACGGGCGAGCTCGTCGAGGGCGCCGACACACCGGTGTGGCTCGCGACGAGCGGCGACGAGGGGGCGACCCGGTCGGGGCGCTTCGTGCACCGCCGGCAGGCGGAGGACGTGCCCGCCGCCGCGACGGATCCCGCGCTGCAGGACGACCTGCTCGCGGCGCTGGAGGACCTCACCGGGACGGGTCTGCCGTCCCGCTGA
- a CDS encoding diacylglycerol/lipid kinase family protein — translation MEQPTSGPRDDGPDDTPVDRGARPGAADAGKGDRWIAVVAHPVKSNMTELRREVAEVTRRNGWREARWWETTAEETGAKQAREAFEAGASVVAVSGGDGTVRAVARALVGTSTPLAILPAGTGNLLARALGVSHTSREEAVRMIDEGRHRNVDVMEATLTRPDGSRASELSLVGLGIGLNADIMAGVDEDMKKRAGWLAYVVSGARALRRNAIRVRYAEDLDDVSVSLQRAGVQRAQVRSLLVVTCGVLVGGLRLLEESQPDDGVMETVIAAPRSHLGLVWQLGRLVSRRDARGPDVEVLRSTRNVVVECPRGTEAQVDGDVVGEVTRIEVTLRPGSLVALAP, via the coding sequence GTGGAGCAGCCGACCTCGGGTCCCCGCGACGACGGGCCGGACGACACGCCGGTGGACCGGGGCGCCCGTCCCGGCGCGGCAGACGCGGGGAAGGGCGACCGCTGGATCGCGGTGGTCGCGCACCCGGTGAAGTCGAACATGACGGAGCTGCGCCGCGAGGTCGCGGAGGTGACGCGCCGCAACGGCTGGCGCGAGGCCCGCTGGTGGGAGACGACGGCGGAGGAGACCGGCGCGAAGCAGGCCCGGGAGGCGTTCGAGGCGGGGGCCTCGGTCGTCGCGGTGTCCGGCGGCGACGGCACCGTCCGGGCCGTCGCGCGGGCGCTCGTCGGCACGTCGACGCCGCTCGCGATCCTGCCCGCCGGCACCGGCAACCTCCTCGCCCGCGCGCTCGGCGTCAGCCACACGAGCCGCGAGGAGGCCGTGCGGATGATCGACGAGGGACGCCACCGCAACGTCGACGTCATGGAGGCGACCCTCACCCGCCCCGACGGCAGCCGGGCGAGCGAGCTGTCGCTCGTCGGTCTCGGCATCGGCCTCAACGCCGACATCATGGCCGGGGTCGACGAGGACATGAAGAAGCGGGCCGGGTGGCTGGCGTACGTGGTGTCGGGCGCGCGCGCCCTGCGACGCAACGCCATCCGGGTCCGGTACGCCGAGGACCTCGACGACGTGTCGGTGTCGCTGCAGCGCGCCGGGGTGCAGCGCGCGCAGGTCCGGTCGCTGCTCGTCGTGACGTGCGGTGTGCTCGTCGGCGGGCTGCGGCTGCTCGAGGAGTCGCAGCCGGACGACGGGGTGATGGAGACCGTCATCGCGGCGCCCCGCAGCCACCTCGGCCTCGTGTGGCAGCTCGGTCGGCTCGTGAGCCGCCGTGACGCGCGCGGCCCCGACGTCGAGGTGCTCCGCTCGACGCGCAACGTCGTCGTCGAGTGCCCGCGCGGCACCGAGGCGCAGGTCGACGGTGACGTCGTCGGCGAGGTCACGCGCATCGAGGTGACCCTGCGCCCCGGGTCGCTCGTCGCGCTCGCCCCCTGA
- a CDS encoding PLP-dependent aminotransferase family protein — MQTRIGALALGRLLGDGWQGAGPTYSALAARLRSLVLDGRLPLEVRVPSERQLATQLGVSRTTVTAAFDALREEGFLRSRQGSGSWTAVPGGVRPTGGAISPPPPDDSLHDVVDLAAATLPADGVAVRAAYEAALLALPRHLPGSGYEAGGLAVTRRAVADDLTRRGLPTTPDQVVVTSGAVSAWALLLRVLTTPGDRVVVEQPTYPNALEAARRAGARLVPVPLGGCDEPLWDVDAWRATLRQAAPRLGYVIPDCQNPTGGVMDDATRRALVAAADAAGTVLVSDETLVDLRSEGPAPRPLAAFSDSVVTVGGLSKSAWAGLRLGWVRAPRDLVDRLVEARLSWDLGTPVVEQLALAHVLADPDRPRHLAGRRALVAARRDALETALRRHLPQWRWRAPQGGLSVWVALADRSSTSMAERAAAHGLRLAAGPRFGVDGALERYLRLPFVVPVERVDDTVRRLAALAAEAPSSRPSRLVV, encoded by the coding sequence GTGCAGACGCGGATCGGTGCCCTGGCCCTGGGCCGGTTGCTCGGCGACGGCTGGCAGGGCGCGGGTCCCACGTACTCGGCGCTCGCCGCCCGGCTCCGCAGCCTCGTCCTCGACGGGCGGCTCCCGCTCGAGGTGCGGGTCCCGAGCGAACGCCAGCTCGCCACCCAGCTCGGGGTGAGCCGCACGACCGTCACCGCCGCCTTCGACGCGCTCCGCGAGGAGGGCTTCCTGCGCTCCCGGCAGGGGTCCGGGTCGTGGACCGCGGTGCCGGGCGGCGTGCGCCCCACCGGTGGTGCGATCTCGCCGCCGCCCCCCGACGACTCGCTCCACGACGTCGTCGACCTCGCCGCCGCGACGCTGCCGGCCGACGGGGTCGCGGTGCGCGCCGCGTACGAGGCGGCCCTCCTCGCGCTGCCCCGGCACCTGCCCGGCAGCGGCTACGAGGCGGGTGGGCTGGCGGTGACCCGGCGGGCGGTCGCCGACGACCTCACCCGTCGCGGCCTGCCGACGACACCGGACCAGGTCGTCGTGACGTCCGGGGCGGTGTCGGCGTGGGCGCTGCTCCTGCGGGTCCTCACGACCCCGGGCGACCGGGTGGTCGTCGAGCAGCCGACGTACCCCAACGCGCTCGAGGCGGCGCGGCGCGCCGGCGCACGGCTCGTGCCCGTCCCCCTCGGTGGCTGCGACGAGCCGCTGTGGGACGTCGACGCGTGGCGGGCGACGCTGCGGCAGGCGGCGCCGCGGCTCGGCTACGTCATCCCCGACTGCCAGAACCCGACCGGCGGCGTCATGGACGACGCCACCCGCCGTGCGCTCGTCGCGGCCGCCGACGCCGCGGGCACCGTGCTCGTGAGCGACGAGACCCTCGTCGACCTCCGCAGCGAGGGGCCGGCGCCCCGGCCGCTCGCCGCGTTCTCCGACTCCGTCGTCACCGTCGGCGGGCTGTCGAAGTCGGCGTGGGCGGGGCTGCGCCTCGGCTGGGTGCGGGCCCCGCGGGACCTCGTCGACCGGCTCGTCGAGGCGCGGCTGTCGTGGGACCTCGGCACCCCCGTCGTCGAGCAGCTCGCCCTCGCGCACGTGCTCGCCGACCCCGACCGGCCCCGGCACCTCGCCGGGCGCCGCGCGCTCGTCGCGGCGCGCCGGGACGCCCTGGAGACGGCCCTGCGCCGGCACCTGCCGCAGTGGCGCTGGCGCGCGCCCCAGGGCGGGCTGTCCGTGTGGGTCGCCCTCGCCGACCGCTCGAGCACGTCGATGGCCGAACGCGCCGCCGCCCACGGGCTCCGGCTGGCGGCGGGCCCGCGGTTCGGGGTCGACGGGGCCCTCGAGCGGTACCTGCGCCTGCCGTTCGTCGTGCCCGTGGAGCGGGTCGACGACACGGTCCGACGCCTCGCCGCGCTCGCCGCCGAGGCCCCGAGCAGCCGTCCGAGCCGTCTCGTCGTCTGA
- a CDS encoding DUF2252 domain-containing protein has protein sequence MAASRQPRSTTRSTTRGTTRSTTRGTSRPTTTAEAEPRSQRSFVELDGRDRSEDYRKWAESRAAGDVLVSPALLHGQARREHVRRTLLEDHRARINNRPQGAQRKFDTLADDPFTFFRGTALLYYRDHGGTDGHLPVVLTVGDVHPENFGVMPNSDGAPFFGVNDFDEAWAAPFSYDVKRGATGFWLVARRNGLGAGKARKVVRAFVEGYLGGLRAFAEDDRSSTFQFRLDNSPPVVRDMIETAVRERTEFLRTYVDLEVSQFTPSRKRVPHTSHVEEFQAVIDRYVADNDLGTVPRPDDFFRVRDVARKKGSGTGSLGLDRYWVLLQGWGEGPERCVVLELKQARRSALYGLVPPNELTEKHEADGEEQGRRIVTAQQVHLVNGDALYGFADIDGTSFLVRERSPYKYEADTEELSGKDLRRYAEVCGQALAQPHARSDEETGILGGSAEHLILSALQPHLFVDDVVAFAEEAAERVCEDFAHFRRDHALGAFRYWDVA, from the coding sequence ATGGCCGCGTCCCGACAGCCCCGCTCCACCACCCGCTCCACCACCCGCGGGACGACCCGCTCCACCACCCGCGGGACGTCCCGTCCCACCACCACGGCGGAGGCGGAGCCGCGCTCCCAGCGCTCCTTCGTCGAGCTCGACGGCCGCGACCGCAGCGAGGACTACCGGAAGTGGGCGGAGTCCCGCGCGGCGGGCGACGTCCTCGTGTCGCCGGCCCTGCTCCACGGCCAGGCGCGGCGGGAGCACGTGCGGCGCACCCTGCTGGAGGACCACCGCGCCCGGATCAACAACCGCCCCCAGGGCGCGCAGCGCAAGTTCGACACCCTCGCCGACGACCCGTTCACGTTCTTCCGCGGCACCGCGCTCCTCTACTACCGCGACCACGGCGGTACCGACGGCCACCTGCCGGTCGTCCTCACCGTCGGCGACGTGCACCCCGAGAACTTCGGCGTCATGCCGAACTCCGACGGCGCCCCCTTCTTCGGGGTCAACGACTTCGACGAGGCGTGGGCGGCGCCGTTCAGCTACGACGTCAAGCGCGGCGCGACGGGCTTCTGGCTCGTCGCGCGGCGGAACGGTCTCGGCGCCGGCAAGGCCCGCAAGGTCGTCCGGGCGTTCGTCGAGGGCTACCTCGGCGGGCTGCGCGCCTTCGCCGAGGACGACCGCTCGAGCACGTTCCAGTTCCGCCTCGACAACAGCCCGCCCGTCGTCCGCGACATGATCGAGACGGCGGTGCGGGAGCGGACCGAGTTCCTCCGCACGTACGTCGACCTCGAGGTCTCGCAGTTCACCCCGAGCAGGAAGCGAGTTCCCCACACCTCGCACGTCGAGGAGTTCCAGGCGGTGATCGACCGCTACGTCGCCGACAACGACCTCGGGACCGTGCCCCGCCCGGACGACTTCTTCCGCGTCCGCGACGTCGCCCGCAAGAAGGGCAGCGGCACCGGCAGCCTCGGTCTCGACCGGTACTGGGTGCTCCTGCAGGGCTGGGGCGAGGGTCCGGAGCGCTGCGTGGTCCTCGAGCTCAAGCAGGCCCGGCGCTCCGCGCTGTACGGGCTCGTGCCGCCCAACGAGCTGACGGAGAAGCACGAGGCGGACGGGGAGGAGCAGGGCCGGCGCATCGTCACCGCCCAGCAGGTCCACCTCGTCAACGGCGACGCCCTCTACGGCTTCGCCGACATCGACGGGACGAGCTTCCTCGTCCGCGAGCGCAGCCCCTACAAGTACGAGGCCGACACCGAGGAGCTGTCCGGCAAGGACCTCCGGCGCTACGCGGAGGTCTGCGGGCAGGCGCTCGCCCAGCCCCACGCCCGCTCCGACGAGGAGACCGGCATCCTCGGCGGCAGCGCGGAGCACCTCATCCTCTCGGCGCTGCAGCCGCATCTGTTCGTCGACGACGTGGTCGCCTTCGCCGAGGAGGCGGCGGAGCGGGTGTGCGAGGACTTCGCCCACTTCCGCCGCGACCACGCGCTCGGCGCGTTCCGCTACTGGGACGTGGCCTGA
- a CDS encoding YczE/YyaS/YitT family protein — MLLPRPRVRRLVQLHLGLLLYGATMALLVRSGLGLDPWDVFHEGVADRTGLTFGTVVILTGAVVLLAWWPLRQRPGIGTVANVVVIGLAADATLWLLPDPGHLTWQIVYLVGGIVGNGLAGGLYIGAGLGPGPRDGLMTGLVRVTGRSVRLVRTSLEVTVLLVGWAVGGTVGVGTVAYALLIGPSVQLSLRWFTIPSSHASASSKPAEPVHDSTRVGRPSALG; from the coding sequence GTGCTCCTGCCGCGACCCCGTGTCCGCCGCCTCGTCCAGCTCCATCTCGGCCTGCTCCTCTACGGCGCCACCATGGCGCTGCTCGTGCGCTCCGGGCTCGGCCTCGACCCGTGGGACGTGTTCCACGAGGGCGTCGCCGACCGGACGGGCCTCACGTTCGGCACCGTCGTCATCCTCACCGGGGCGGTCGTCCTGCTCGCGTGGTGGCCGCTGCGGCAGCGACCGGGCATCGGCACGGTCGCGAACGTCGTCGTCATCGGGCTCGCGGCCGACGCCACCCTGTGGCTGCTGCCCGACCCGGGTCACCTCACGTGGCAGATCGTCTACCTCGTCGGCGGGATCGTCGGGAACGGCCTCGCGGGCGGCCTCTACATCGGTGCGGGTCTGGGACCGGGGCCGAGGGACGGGCTCATGACGGGCCTCGTCCGCGTGACGGGCCGGTCGGTGCGGCTCGTCCGGACCTCGCTCGAGGTGACGGTGCTCCTCGTCGGCTGGGCGGTCGGCGGGACGGTCGGGGTCGGGACCGTCGCCTACGCGCTGCTCATCGGGCCGTCGGTCCAGCTGTCGCTGCGCTGGTTCACGATCCCCTCGAGCCACGCCTCGGCGTCGTCGAAGCCCGCGGAGCCCGTCCACGACAGCACGCGGGTGGGGCGCCCGTCGGCCTTGGGGTAG
- the larB gene encoding nickel pincer cofactor biosynthesis protein LarB has protein sequence MLHHAPDTPGALQGEARAVDLGHSRIDVDRRARTGDPEVVFGSGKTPEQVVEILRTLHAAHPDTAVLATRLSPEALDHVAAELADADVDRVARTAVLGALPAPRGLVRVVAAGTSDGPVAAEAAVTIRVHGAGVERVDDVGVAGIHRLMAVADRLADADCLVVVAGMEGALPSVVAGLVGVPLVGVPTSVGYGTGAGGLAAVLSMLNSCAPGVVVVNVDNGYGAGVHAARVARAAAPREAGPVVTGRGEASP, from the coding sequence GTGCTGCACCACGCGCCTGACACCCCCGGAGCCCTGCAGGGCGAGGCCCGCGCGGTCGACCTCGGGCACAGCCGGATCGACGTCGACCGGCGCGCCCGCACGGGCGACCCGGAGGTCGTCTTCGGGTCGGGGAAGACCCCGGAGCAGGTCGTCGAGATCCTCCGCACCCTCCACGCCGCCCACCCGGACACCGCCGTGCTCGCGACGCGGCTGTCGCCCGAGGCGCTCGACCACGTCGCCGCCGAGCTCGCCGACGCCGACGTCGACCGGGTCGCCCGCACCGCGGTCCTCGGGGCGCTCCCGGCCCCGCGCGGGCTCGTGCGGGTCGTCGCGGCCGGCACCTCCGACGGACCGGTCGCGGCCGAGGCGGCCGTGACGATCCGGGTGCACGGGGCGGGCGTCGAGCGGGTCGACGACGTGGGCGTCGCCGGCATCCACCGGCTCATGGCCGTCGCGGACCGGCTCGCCGACGCGGACTGCCTCGTCGTCGTCGCCGGCATGGAGGGCGCCCTGCCGTCGGTCGTCGCGGGGCTCGTCGGGGTCCCGCTCGTCGGCGTGCCGACCTCGGTCGGCTACGGCACCGGGGCGGGCGGGCTCGCGGCGGTGCTGTCGATGCTCAACTCGTGCGCACCGGGCGTCGTCGTCGTCAACGTCGACAACGGGTACGGCGCCGGCGTCCACGCCGCCCGGGTGGCACGCGCCGCGGCGCCCCGCGAGGCTGGGCCGGTGGTGACCGGCCGGGGCGAGGCGTCGCCGTGA